GATTAGTTTTTTTTCTGCTGTGTTAAACCCATGTCACAACTTCTTCCCCTTTGTTTTGACAGGACTTGGAGAATAGTTATTCATGTTCCTGCCCACCAGGTTTCTATGGTAAAAACTGTGAGCTCAGTGCCATGACCTGTGCGGATGGACCATGCTTTAATGGTGGGAGGTGCACTGATAATCCAGATGGTGGATACAGCTGCCTTTGCCCAGTGGGATACTCTGGATTCAACTGTGAGAAGAAAATTGACTACTGCAGCTCTAACCCATGTGTGAATGGTAAGTTACGACCACAGTTTAATTGGTTgcaccatccatccatccaatctAACAGTAATATGAAATATACTCTATAAATTCTCAtacctttatttaaaaagttCAAGAATTGTATGACAAAATCGTAACCGGACAAAGTCAACCACTATGGGGAGATTTATCGaattgttctgttctaaaaagtggtgcatTAATGTAAAAGGAGAGTAGTCACCTATGCAACGTGCCTGCTGGTTCCACAGTGATTgccccacttttagtactttagaacagaacactttgataaatctcctccaGTGACTCTTTTTTTTATGTGAGCAAAAGGTGACATGTAAGCAAGTTTATGATTTAATGTATAACATGCAGTCAATTTAGATAAATGTGCATTTATTAACCTTTTTGTTACTTGGCTGTGTTACAGGTGCTCGCTGTGAGGATCTTGGAAATTCCTATATATGTCAGTGCCAGGAGGGTTTCTCTGGGAAGCACTGTGATGATAACTTGGATGACTGTGCGTTGTTTCCATGCCAGAATGGTGGAACATGCCAAGATGGGATTAATGACTACTCTTGCACCTGCCCTCCTGGGTACACTGGAAAGAACTGCAGTATGCCAGTAAGCAAATGTGAGCACAATCCATGCCATAATGGGGCAACATGTCATGAGAGGAATAACCGATATGCCTGTGAGTGTGCTCGAGGCTATGGCGGTCTTAATTGCCAGTTCTTACTCCCTGAGCAGACCCAGGAGAGTACTGCTGTTGTTGACTTAACCGAAAGGTATACAGATGGACAGAATGGACAGTTTCCATGGATTGCAGTGTGTGCTGGCATTATCTTGGTGCTGATGCTACTGCTAGGCTGTGCtgctgtgattgtctgtgtgcgaATTAAGGCACAGAAGAGACGCCAGAGTCCTGGTACTTGTCATGGAGAGGCAAAGACTATGAATAACTTGGCAAACTGTCAGAGAGAGAAAGATATTTCTGTGAGCATCATTGGCACTAGCCAGATTAAAAACACTAATAAGAAAGTGGACTTTCTCAGTGAAAGCAATACTGACAAAAATGGGTACAAGACCAGGTACTCTACTGTGGATTACAATTTGGTTCATGAGCTGAAACATGAAGAATCTTCAAAGGAGGATCGTAGGAAATGTGAGGCCAAGTGCGTCTCAAGTGACTCCGATGCAGAAGACCCACCCTCAGTACACTTAAAAAGGTATGCTTActgattttttaaatcttttattctTAAGTATTATGTATTCTTTCTGATATGTCTGCAACAATAACTTTGTActaactttttaaaatgtattactcTTAGTGATTCATCAGAAAGAAGGCGAGCAGATTCTGTCTACTCCACATCAAAAGACACAAAATATCAGTCGGTATATGTCATATCAGATGAAAAAGATGAATGCATCATTGCAACTGAGGTTAGTATCCACTTAATTGTTTCACTTTTAGAAAACTATTGTTAAAAAT
This region of Pelobates fuscus isolate aPelFus1 chromosome 2, aPelFus1.pri, whole genome shotgun sequence genomic DNA includes:
- the DLL1 gene encoding delta-like protein 1, coding for MGRQSTLSLIILCALLHQISCSGLFELKLQEFINKKGLLGNKNCCPTGTSGVSSSQGLQQCECKTFFRICLKHYQTSVSPEPPCTYGNAITPVLGSNSFNVPDSSSSDPSFTNPIRFPFGFTWPGTFSLIIEALHTDSSDDLSTENLDRLISRLTTQRHLTVGEEWSQDLHSSGRTELKYSYRFVCDEHYYGEGCSDYCRPRDDAFGHFSCGEKGEKVCNPGWKGQYCTEPICLPGCDEHHGYCDKPGECKCRVGWQGRYCDECIRYPGCLHGTCQQPWQCNCQEGWGGLFCNQDLNYCTHHKPCKNGATCTNTGQGSYTCSCRAGYTGSNCEIEINECDTNPCKNGGSCTDLENSYSCSCPPGFYGKNCELSAMTCADGPCFNGGRCTDNPDGGYSCLCPVGYSGFNCEKKIDYCSSNPCVNGARCEDLGNSYICQCQEGFSGKHCDDNLDDCALFPCQNGGTCQDGINDYSCTCPPGYTGKNCSMPVSKCEHNPCHNGATCHERNNRYACECARGYGGLNCQFLLPEQTQESTAVVDLTERYTDGQNGQFPWIAVCAGIILVLMLLLGCAAVIVCVRIKAQKRRQSPGTCHGEAKTMNNLANCQREKDISVSIIGTSQIKNTNKKVDFLSESNTDKNGYKTRYSTVDYNLVHELKHEESSKEDRRKCEAKCVSSDSDAEDPPSVHLKSDSSERRRADSVYSTSKDTKYQSVYVISDEKDECIIATEV